One Oligoflexus sp. DNA segment encodes these proteins:
- the rpsP gene encoding 30S ribosomal protein S16, whose protein sequence is MLTLRLQRHGAKHRPFYHIVATDSRNARDGRFIEKLGYYDPTRDPSVMEVNTERLSYWYGRGANVSEAVATILRQKKIVLERAKTHKQA, encoded by the coding sequence ATGCTGACCTTACGTTTACAGCGACACGGCGCCAAACATCGTCCCTTTTACCATATCGTTGCCACTGATTCGCGCAATGCTCGCGATGGTCGCTTCATCGAAAAATTGGGCTACTACGATCCAACACGCGATCCTTCCGTCATGGAAGTGAACACTGAGCGTTTGTCGTACTGGTATGGCCGCGGAGCGAACGTTTCCGAAGCTGTCGCCACCATTCTGCGCCAAAAGAAAATCGTTCTTGAGCGCGCCAAGACTCATAAGCAAGCCTAA
- the rimM gene encoding ribosome maturation factor RimM (Essential for efficient processing of 16S rRNA) — MKNTWLQIGIVGKAQGLRGAFFVAQRDEDLPEGLVRIAVGPDPAKARVLTVSETRRSGDRPVIQCRELTSREAAEALKMQPIWCDRALVPLQEESEYLWSDLVGKSVLDSEGQRLGRITAVGNFGASDIVRIDADDGQWIEVPFVSAYFDMDFRSDSQDLRLTVPADTFAETWTKA; from the coding sequence GTGAAGAACACCTGGCTTCAGATCGGCATCGTGGGAAAGGCTCAAGGCCTCCGCGGTGCTTTTTTCGTTGCTCAACGCGATGAGGATCTGCCCGAGGGTTTGGTTCGCATCGCCGTGGGCCCCGATCCTGCCAAGGCGCGGGTTTTGACCGTGTCTGAAACCCGTCGGTCCGGAGATCGCCCTGTCATTCAATGCCGGGAGCTGACCAGCCGGGAAGCCGCCGAGGCCCTGAAGATGCAGCCGATCTGGTGTGACCGCGCCCTGGTTCCCCTGCAGGAAGAATCCGAATATCTTTGGTCCGATCTGGTCGGCAAATCGGTGCTCGATTCAGAAGGTCAACGTCTGGGACGCATCACCGCGGTCGGCAACTTCGGAGCCAGCGATATCGTGCGCATTGATGCGGATGATGGGCAGTGGATTGAAGTCCCCTTCGTAAGCGCCTATTTTGATATGGATTTTCGCAGTGATTCCCAGGACTTGCGACTGACTGTTCCGGCGGATACATTCGCCGAGACTTGGACCAAAGCGTGA
- the trmD gene encoding tRNA (guanosine(37)-N1)-methyltransferase TrmD, translating to MSRSLSFISIHPQFMEAYFRFGVFKAATRLDINLSAINLRSYAVDKHGSIDDSPFGGGDGMVMRVEPLAAAIRALPRPGRVIYTSPSGRLWTQKDAERYAALDEDLTFICGRFAGIDQRFVDEFVDDEVSIGDFVVSGGELPTLLIADSILRQIPGVLGNERSAPDDSFGSGMRNLLEYPLYTRPLEFEGHKVPEVLLSGDHQKIKAWRDAEALEKTRRLRPDLLLPRKP from the coding sequence GTGAGCCGCAGCCTGTCCTTTATCAGCATTCATCCCCAATTCATGGAAGCCTATTTCCGCTTCGGCGTTTTCAAGGCCGCAACGCGCCTGGATATCAATCTTTCGGCCATCAATCTGCGAAGCTATGCCGTGGATAAACATGGGTCGATCGACGACAGTCCTTTCGGGGGCGGTGATGGGATGGTGATGCGCGTGGAGCCTCTGGCCGCTGCGATCCGGGCCCTGCCGCGACCGGGTCGCGTGATTTATACAAGTCCCAGCGGTCGGCTTTGGACGCAGAAGGATGCCGAGCGTTATGCGGCTCTGGATGAAGACCTTACGTTTATCTGTGGACGTTTCGCGGGCATCGACCAAAGATTCGTCGATGAATTCGTGGATGATGAAGTGTCCATCGGTGATTTCGTCGTCTCAGGCGGGGAGCTTCCCACGCTTCTGATCGCCGATTCCATTCTGCGGCAGATACCGGGCGTTTTGGGCAATGAACGCAGCGCGCCCGATGATTCCTTTGGCAGCGGCATGCGCAATCTTTTGGAGTATCCGCTCTATACAAGGCCTTTGGAATTTGAAGGGCACAAGGTCCCTGAGGTCCTTCTTTCCGGTGATCATCAAAAAATAAAGGCCTGGCGTGATGCGGAGGCTCTGGAAAAAACCAGACGCCTGCGCCCTGATCTTCTTCTGCCGCGCAAACCTTAA
- a CDS encoding class I SAM-dependent methyltransferase, with amino-acid sequence MSELAVQGINAAVKGMYEAFPYPDYSLFIPLRWQEAYASGSLFAQGLVRQKLGHNLLGEGRKRILIAGCGDVQAAIISRWEPRSHRMVGVDLSRPSLRKAKLRALMMLRPMRLQQLNLEDPRVDLGEPYAHIDAYGMLHHLANPSEGLQTLSRCLLPGGTMRIMVYNSRARQWMFQISRVFALLGLKAYDRADLQESVRLLQSMQRNVPALQDRLDGMKGIIQEPARLVDAFFHEREARLGLSYWLKAIHKAGLIPLGLMDRYAELDDLANPLLRMPADDLLQARIDDLRFENNLEFYLYKDAPPPLSAGVHAAPLNLRRRLPPLAWQRYAETKSLGIGQLWPLWQAFLSRTFQGQSSFLDRWARRIEPLALQRLSRLGALFPDQFQSRELQKLLLNPMQSTMEAPQCPGARSLTDAPELRKQMEGILLRKKLPLARMQWIEERLKRAQSL; translated from the coding sequence ATGAGTGAGCTGGCGGTCCAAGGCATCAACGCTGCGGTGAAGGGCATGTACGAGGCCTTTCCGTATCCGGACTACAGCCTTTTCATTCCGCTGCGGTGGCAGGAGGCGTATGCCAGTGGATCTCTTTTCGCTCAGGGTCTTGTGCGGCAGAAACTGGGTCACAATCTTTTAGGGGAAGGACGCAAAAGGATCCTGATCGCCGGCTGCGGTGATGTGCAGGCTGCGATTATCAGCCGCTGGGAGCCACGATCACATCGCATGGTAGGTGTGGATCTTTCGCGCCCCAGCCTCAGGAAGGCTAAACTCAGGGCCTTGATGATGCTAAGGCCCATGCGGCTACAGCAGCTGAATCTTGAAGATCCCCGCGTGGATCTTGGTGAGCCTTATGCTCACATTGATGCCTACGGTATGCTCCATCATCTGGCGAATCCTTCTGAGGGACTGCAAACACTCAGCCGCTGCCTGCTGCCCGGTGGCACCATGCGCATCATGGTTTATAACAGTCGCGCGCGGCAGTGGATGTTTCAGATTTCACGGGTTTTTGCGCTCCTTGGTTTGAAAGCTTATGATCGCGCGGATCTGCAGGAAAGCGTGAGGCTTTTGCAGAGCATGCAGCGGAATGTGCCAGCGCTTCAGGATAGGTTGGACGGCATGAAGGGCATCATTCAGGAACCAGCCCGACTGGTGGATGCATTTTTTCATGAGCGCGAAGCGAGGCTGGGTTTGAGCTACTGGCTGAAGGCCATTCACAAGGCAGGCTTGATCCCTCTGGGTTTGATGGATCGGTATGCAGAGCTGGATGATCTTGCCAATCCCCTGCTTCGCATGCCGGCAGACGATCTTCTGCAGGCTCGCATTGATGATCTTCGCTTTGAAAACAATCTTGAATTTTATCTTTATAAGGACGCCCCACCCCCTTTAAGCGCCGGGGTCCATGCCGCGCCTTTGAATCTGCGCCGCCGCCTGCCACCTCTGGCCTGGCAGCGTTATGCGGAGACGAAATCGCTGGGCATCGGTCAGCTCTGGCCGCTCTGGCAGGCGTTTTTATCTCGTACTTTCCAGGGTCAAAGTTCATTTTTAGACCGCTGGGCCCGACGCATCGAGCCTTTGGCCTTGCAAAGATTGAGTCGTCTTGGGGCTTTATTTCCCGATCAATTTCAAAGTCGCGAACTGCAAAAGCTTTTGCTCAATCCCATGCAAAGCACCATGGAGGCACCGCAGTGTCCCGGGGCCCGGTCGCTCACGGATGCCCCTGAGCTGCGCAAGCAGATGGAAGGCATTCTGCTGCGAAAAAAGCTGCCTTTAGCCCGTATGCAATGGATCGAGGAACGACTGAAGCGCGCGCAGAGCCTTTAA
- a CDS encoding ABC transporter substrate-binding protein — protein sequence MKAWNPTPFAVMLFAFIVSLSSPVLFAKPSKDHVLYRIGFIHPRSGPLASYGNSLSQGVKLGLTQFRSENPQLADKVALIAADDHGLASEAEKAALRLVQQQKADILIGSLSNVANQTIAAVSSKTNVVLLLPRGTEDDLTAYPYVYSMSATDKKQGRILSQFALKSLRRDRAAVLIDSRSPDSEVIGKAFAEAFTESGGQMLGEWSEGNGESLRSVLTKIASAQPNIVVFPGYYQGVGQLLVEARKAGVKATFLGSDGWDHEGLYKQGDLGSQYYFSYFHTSDPQAGVQSFVTDYETTYGQKPDIFAALGYDAVRAALQAFVVAKSAQTQNLQKAFEGARFPSIYGAGHFSKDHVFLRPYPIMITTGNQARLMSRIVADE from the coding sequence GTGAAAGCCTGGAATCCAACTCCGTTTGCGGTGATGCTGTTCGCTTTCATCGTCTCTCTTTCGTCGCCCGTTTTGTTCGCCAAACCCTCGAAGGACCATGTGCTGTATCGGATTGGTTTCATCCATCCCCGAAGCGGTCCCCTGGCCTCTTACGGTAATTCCCTTTCACAAGGGGTCAAGCTGGGCTTGACACAGTTTCGCAGCGAGAATCCGCAACTGGCCGATAAGGTCGCATTGATCGCCGCGGATGACCATGGCCTGGCATCGGAAGCGGAAAAGGCCGCCTTACGCCTTGTTCAGCAGCAAAAAGCTGACATTCTGATCGGCTCCTTGAGCAATGTCGCCAACCAAACCATAGCCGCAGTCAGCAGCAAGACCAATGTCGTCCTTCTCCTGCCCAGGGGAACGGAAGACGATCTCACGGCCTATCCTTACGTTTATTCCATGAGCGCGACGGACAAAAAACAGGGCCGCATCCTTTCGCAATTCGCTTTAAAATCCCTGCGACGCGACCGCGCGGCCGTCCTTATCGATTCCCGTTCCCCCGACAGCGAGGTGATTGGAAAAGCCTTTGCCGAAGCCTTCACGGAAAGTGGGGGACAGATGCTGGGCGAGTGGAGCGAAGGCAATGGCGAAAGCCTCCGCAGCGTGCTCACGAAAATCGCCAGCGCGCAGCCGAACATCGTGGTCTTTCCCGGCTACTATCAGGGCGTGGGACAGCTGCTTGTCGAGGCCCGCAAGGCCGGGGTCAAGGCCACGTTCCTGGGCAGTGACGGCTGGGATCATGAGGGGCTTTATAAGCAGGGCGACCTCGGCAGCCAGTATTATTTCTCGTACTTTCATACGAGCGATCCCCAGGCCGGCGTCCAAAGTTTTGTGACGGATTATGAAACCACCTATGGGCAAAAGCCGGATATCTTTGCCGCCCTCGGTTACGATGCGGTGCGCGCAGCCCTCCAGGCCTTCGTCGTTGCCAAATCCGCTCAAACGCAAAATCTTCAGAAGGCTTTTGAAGGAGCCCGTTTCCCGAGCATTTACGGTGCGGGCCACTTCAGCAAGGATCATGTGTTCCTGCGGCCCTACCCGATCATGATCACCACCGGAAACCAGGCGCGCCTCATGTCGAGGATCGTGGCCGATGAGTGA
- a CDS encoding methyltransferase domain-containing protein, with protein MTQSPVEKIEPWRERWLVGRTGWDQGQAHGEMGRLLEHATREGRLPPGARIFSAGCGRAHNEAWLAGHGYSVDAVDAVPEAIEGARALYGKVPQLQLAVADVFAATAPGPLYDAVFDRAMLCALQPQHRQAYVQKISEKLKPNGLVMAILFRQTRSPDGPPFSVNEDAARELFAAQFDLVHASSCPPPPNPQNVLEEWLCIWRKRSL; from the coding sequence ATGACGCAAAGCCCGGTGGAAAAGATTGAACCCTGGAGAGAACGCTGGTTGGTCGGACGAACCGGCTGGGATCAAGGGCAGGCTCACGGTGAAATGGGACGCCTTCTGGAGCATGCAACGCGTGAGGGCCGACTTCCGCCGGGTGCCCGAATTTTTTCAGCAGGCTGTGGTCGCGCCCATAATGAAGCCTGGTTGGCCGGGCATGGCTATTCCGTGGATGCTGTGGATGCGGTCCCGGAAGCCATCGAAGGGGCCCGCGCACTTTATGGCAAGGTGCCCCAGCTGCAGCTCGCCGTCGCCGACGTCTTTGCTGCGACGGCTCCGGGACCTCTCTACGATGCTGTTTTTGACAGGGCCATGCTCTGCGCTCTACAGCCCCAGCATCGCCAGGCTTATGTTCAAAAAATAAGCGAAAAACTGAAACCCAACGGTCTGGTGATGGCCATCCTTTTCCGCCAGACGCGTTCGCCGGATGGCCCGCCTTTTTCCGTGAATGAGGACGCGGCCCGGGAGTTGTTCGCGGCCCAATTCGATCTGGTCCATGCGAGCAGCTGTCCACCGCCACCCAACCCTCAAAATGTTCTGGAGGAATGGCTTTGCATCTGGCGCAAGAGGAGTCTCTGA
- the ligA gene encoding NAD-dependent DNA ligase LigA gives MSRSAQKSDRVAELAAAIMHHKRLYYAGKPEVSDAVYDKLEHELRTLDPEHPALQYVGSAPSSSGAKRQTHDIPMLSLNKTYKEEDLASWMGKEAIVGTPKVDGNSLSLIYRQGVLVMAKTRGDGRVGEDVTDKVRWIPDCLKKLDQPVDLDVRGEVYCTTHQFAGLVQEMLDRGLERPNNPRNIVAGLLGRKQHVDLCRFFNFFAFEALGPGLEKIPTEMEKFDWLDQRGFRVPSHKLLQSAEDISAYLSEVKRWMEEGEIAYDGAVFSYNRLALHQQLGSTGHHPRYKLSFKWQGQTAIAVIDEIVWATSRLGIITPVAVIDPVNLSGARITNITLHNAEHVKAYNLKKGDQIEIVRSGEVIPKFLQVVQAKSGNYKWPEKCPSCLGKVEFDGVRLKCVNQDDCPAQRSGFILNWIRAAEIDDLSEKRLEQLIQCGLVEHVADLYRLKEKDFLQLPATKEKMAAKLYNNIQASCQLPLAKFLNGLGIEGAGMRTWEKLLEHYPTLDAILGMTEAELTEIEGFAEKSAEQIVHGLKVKKPVIQRLLKVGVQPQAPKRKHAPGSGPLAGKQFVITGSLSRPRDEIEKAIREAGGKTGSSVSKNTFALVTNDTDTGSSKMKKAKELGIPIWSEDQLMAMMEGQ, from the coding sequence ATGTCCCGATCCGCACAGAAATCCGATCGCGTGGCGGAACTCGCCGCTGCGATTATGCATCACAAAAGGCTTTATTATGCGGGGAAACCGGAAGTTTCCGACGCTGTTTACGATAAGCTTGAGCATGAGCTGCGGACGCTGGATCCCGAACATCCGGCCCTGCAGTATGTCGGCAGCGCCCCGAGCAGCAGCGGCGCCAAACGGCAGACGCATGATATTCCGATGCTCTCGCTCAATAAAACCTACAAGGAGGAAGACCTTGCCTCCTGGATGGGGAAAGAGGCCATCGTCGGCACTCCGAAAGTCGATGGCAATAGCCTCAGTTTGATCTATCGTCAGGGGGTTTTGGTGATGGCCAAGACAAGGGGCGATGGACGGGTGGGCGAGGACGTGACGGACAAGGTGCGGTGGATTCCTGACTGTCTGAAAAAACTGGATCAGCCGGTGGACCTTGACGTGCGTGGTGAAGTCTACTGCACGACCCATCAATTCGCGGGCCTTGTGCAGGAGATGCTCGATCGTGGACTGGAGCGTCCCAACAATCCGCGCAATATCGTGGCCGGACTCCTGGGCCGCAAGCAGCACGTGGATCTTTGCCGCTTCTTTAATTTCTTCGCCTTTGAAGCCCTGGGTCCAGGCCTGGAAAAAATTCCCACGGAGATGGAAAAGTTTGATTGGCTTGATCAGCGTGGTTTCCGCGTGCCCTCGCATAAACTTCTGCAAAGCGCCGAGGATATTTCCGCTTATTTGAGCGAAGTGAAGCGCTGGATGGAAGAAGGCGAAATCGCCTATGATGGTGCGGTCTTTTCTTATAATCGCCTCGCCCTTCATCAGCAGCTCGGCAGCACGGGGCATCACCCTCGTTACAAGCTCTCGTTCAAATGGCAAGGCCAGACGGCGATCGCTGTGATTGATGAAATCGTCTGGGCCACATCGCGGCTCGGCATCATCACGCCGGTGGCTGTGATTGATCCTGTGAACCTGAGCGGAGCCAGGATCACCAATATCACGCTCCATAACGCCGAGCATGTGAAGGCCTATAACCTGAAAAAAGGCGATCAGATTGAAATCGTGCGCTCGGGTGAAGTGATCCCCAAATTCCTGCAGGTCGTCCAGGCGAAAAGCGGAAATTATAAATGGCCTGAGAAATGCCCCTCGTGCCTCGGCAAGGTCGAGTTCGATGGCGTTCGCCTGAAATGCGTGAATCAGGATGATTGCCCGGCGCAAAGATCCGGTTTTATTTTGAACTGGATCCGCGCGGCCGAGATTGATGATCTGAGCGAGAAGCGTTTGGAGCAACTCATTCAATGCGGGCTCGTCGAGCATGTGGCCGATCTTTACCGGCTGAAGGAAAAGGATTTTCTGCAGCTGCCCGCGACCAAGGAAAAGATGGCCGCGAAACTTTATAACAATATCCAGGCCAGCTGCCAGCTGCCGCTCGCGAAGTTCCTCAATGGACTCGGGATCGAAGGGGCCGGCATGCGCACCTGGGAAAAACTCCTCGAACATTACCCGACTTTGGATGCGATCCTGGGCATGACCGAGGCGGAGCTGACCGAGATCGAAGGCTTCGCTGAAAAATCCGCCGAACAGATCGTTCACGGTTTGAAGGTGAAAAAGCCTGTGATTCAGCGTCTTCTGAAAGTCGGCGTTCAGCCCCAGGCCCCGAAAAGGAAACATGCCCCGGGCAGCGGACCCTTGGCTGGCAAGCAGTTCGTCATCACCGGGTCCTTGTCGCGGCCGCGTGATGAAATTGAAAAAGCGATACGCGAGGCGGGTGGCAAGACCGGCTCCAGCGTTTCGAAGAATACCTTTGCGCTCGTGACCAATGATACGGACACGGGTTCATCCAAGATGAAAAAAGCCAAGGAGCTTGGGATTCCTATTTGGAGTGAAGACCAGCTCATGGCCATGATGGAAGGACAATAG
- a CDS encoding prephenate dehydratase, which yields MARIVGFQGLPGAYSELAILQYFGKKAALRFKPLPAFETVFTELTKGRITDALLPVENSLAGTIHENFDHLARFPVQIAGEVILRVQHCLLIPKSTKPADVTTVISHPQALAQCAQYMRERGLTAQTFFDTAGAAEHLGQHAPARTAAIASLQAAKLYGLKVMARDIADRGENYTRFLHIQKLSKKVEKKSRKEGRTFSLILLYSGEGFARIGPLCGILQSLGIELVHCEARPTKDAAWTYYYFLEVAAGPEHPAWDLALKTLASMTRTLKVLGSYASQR from the coding sequence ATGGCAAGGATCGTCGGATTTCAGGGTTTGCCCGGTGCTTACAGTGAACTGGCCATATTGCAGTATTTTGGAAAAAAGGCAGCCCTCCGATTTAAACCCTTGCCTGCGTTTGAAACTGTTTTTACCGAACTCACCAAAGGCCGCATCACAGATGCCCTTTTACCCGTGGAGAATTCCCTGGCCGGGACCATCCATGAAAACTTCGATCATCTGGCACGATTTCCCGTGCAGATTGCAGGCGAAGTGATCCTGCGCGTGCAGCACTGCCTTTTGATTCCGAAGAGCACAAAGCCCGCGGATGTCACGACGGTGATTTCCCATCCGCAGGCCCTGGCTCAGTGCGCCCAGTATATGCGCGAGCGTGGGCTTACGGCTCAGACGTTCTTTGATACGGCCGGGGCCGCTGAGCATCTGGGGCAGCATGCGCCGGCCAGGACCGCGGCGATCGCGAGTCTTCAGGCCGCGAAGCTTTATGGGCTGAAGGTGATGGCGCGCGACATCGCGGATCGCGGAGAAAACTACACCCGCTTTTTGCACATTCAAAAGCTGAGTAAAAAGGTCGAGAAGAAATCCCGCAAGGAGGGACGTACGTTCAGCCTTATCCTCCTTTATTCTGGCGAAGGCTTTGCGCGCATCGGCCCCCTCTGCGGAATTCTGCAGAGCCTCGGCATCGAGCTGGTGCACTGCGAAGCGCGCCCGACCAAGGATGCGGCCTGGACCTATTATTATTTTCTGGAAGTGGCGGCTGGACCTGAACATCCGGCCTGGGATCTGGCGCTCAAGACTCTGGCATCCATGACGCGGACGCTGAAAGTACTTGGCAGCTATGCATCGCAGCGCTAA
- a CDS encoding thioredoxin family protein produces the protein MRLTQFAPIFLPLGLLFNACATTQAPEAVVKDKKEHVLQGQPQPEVWFQGTPEQAFAQAKADNKLLFVYWGAVWCPPCNELKSEVFSKPRFAELMKNFVPVYLDGDTDQAQVWGERLSASGYPTVLVLTPDGRELYRLSTSLNEDEFHAAVQPVLKENQNFAEAFKRLENRETKADDWKILAYTSWDQLPEGRYTGDRLLNAAKRAADKVPANMPKEKAIFAANLLNLANMQKDDKESANSLADIKIESKRYLDAIFANKDTIQAARSFVNYSAKPTVEFLLGKPKGKPYDDLKKRWLKAAAEIAANPNNSVDTRLAAWNPAIEFQKLEAPDAAVPAKLKADVQAAAAEADKNAETAFERHAVISSAAYMLRQVGDFDGARKLLETEAAKTDTPWYYYSSLASLEQELKNEKAAQTWAAKARESVVGRASRIQWITNDIILNAKIKNADQKAYMLNLTKEYYETATTLDDGFSGRNWARAKKVSDSLKDWHKDPAFTALFSTYEKKCSGLEKESQKNCEKHFAELKD, from the coding sequence ATGAGACTGACTCAGTTTGCGCCTATTTTTTTGCCTCTTGGGCTGCTTTTTAACGCCTGTGCGACGACACAAGCACCCGAGGCTGTCGTGAAGGATAAAAAGGAACACGTTTTGCAAGGTCAGCCCCAACCGGAAGTTTGGTTTCAAGGTACTCCGGAGCAGGCTTTCGCTCAGGCCAAGGCCGACAACAAACTGCTGTTTGTATACTGGGGCGCGGTCTGGTGCCCGCCCTGCAATGAATTGAAGTCCGAGGTCTTTTCCAAGCCTCGATTTGCGGAACTGATGAAGAACTTTGTCCCGGTTTATTTGGATGGTGACACCGACCAGGCTCAGGTTTGGGGCGAACGCCTGTCGGCGTCCGGTTATCCCACGGTTCTGGTTTTAACGCCAGATGGGCGGGAACTGTATCGCCTGAGCACCAGTCTGAATGAAGACGAGTTCCATGCGGCGGTTCAGCCGGTCCTGAAAGAGAACCAAAACTTCGCGGAAGCCTTCAAACGACTGGAAAACCGTGAAACCAAAGCCGACGACTGGAAAATCCTTGCATACACCAGCTGGGATCAATTGCCGGAAGGCCGTTATACAGGCGACCGGCTTTTGAATGCAGCCAAACGCGCGGCCGATAAAGTTCCGGCGAACATGCCCAAGGAAAAGGCTATTTTCGCCGCCAATCTTTTGAATCTCGCCAACATGCAAAAGGATGACAAGGAATCGGCCAATAGCCTTGCTGATATTAAAATCGAATCGAAGCGCTATCTGGATGCGATTTTTGCGAACAAGGACACGATTCAGGCCGCTCGTTCCTTTGTGAATTACAGCGCCAAGCCCACTGTGGAATTTCTCCTGGGCAAGCCGAAAGGCAAGCCCTATGACGATCTGAAAAAGCGCTGGCTGAAAGCGGCGGCTGAAATCGCGGCCAACCCGAATAACTCCGTGGACACAAGACTTGCCGCATGGAATCCGGCAATTGAATTTCAAAAGCTCGAAGCACCGGATGCCGCTGTTCCCGCCAAACTCAAGGCGGATGTTCAGGCTGCTGCCGCCGAGGCTGATAAGAATGCCGAGACAGCTTTTGAACGTCATGCTGTGATTTCGTCGGCAGCGTATATGCTGCGGCAGGTTGGGGACTTTGATGGCGCGCGGAAGCTTCTGGAAACCGAAGCCGCAAAGACCGACACGCCCTGGTACTATTACAGCAGTCTGGCTTCATTGGAGCAGGAATTGAAAAACGAAAAAGCCGCACAAACCTGGGCTGCCAAGGCTCGCGAGTCCGTAGTGGGACGTGCGAGCAGGATTCAATGGATTACCAATGACATCATCCTGAATGCCAAGATCAAGAATGCTGACCAAAAGGCCTACATGTTGAACCTTACGAAGGAATACTATGAAACGGCCACAACCTTGGATGATGGTTTTTCAGGACGCAATTGGGCGCGCGCGAAGAAAGTGAGTGATTCCTTGAAGGATTGGCACAAGGATCCGGCTTTCACGGCATTATTTTCGACCTATGAAAAGAAATGCAGTGGACTTGAGAAGGAAAGCCAGAAAAACTGCGAGAAGCATTTTGCTGAATTAAAGGATTAA
- the galE gene encoding UDP-glucose 4-epimerase GalE, whose protein sequence is MRFLVIGGAGYIGSHFVWEALRQGHSCVVYDNLSRGHRASVPREVKLIQADLLDKETLRATLREDHFDGIFHFAAFALVGESVQEPDLYYENNGEGVRCLLNAMRAEKSTAGLVFSSTCAIFGTPNKVPMVEHDPKLPISPYGRSKLVAEWLIEDACRAYGLRAMALRYFNACGADPSGEIGEDHQPETHLIPNVISSALSGKELSIFGNDFPTRDGTCVRDYIHVSDLADAHIKAAQHILSLKPGAFDVVNLGTGRGYSNLEIVQAVERVLGRKIPYKFADRRPGDPAELYADNTKAKQVLGFTSRHSDLETIISTALAWHRKHPKGFA, encoded by the coding sequence ATGCGATTTCTCGTGATAGGTGGAGCAGGATATATCGGTTCTCATTTTGTATGGGAGGCCCTGCGTCAGGGTCATAGCTGTGTGGTGTACGATAACCTGAGTCGCGGCCATCGCGCATCGGTCCCCCGTGAAGTGAAGCTGATCCAGGCGGATCTTTTGGACAAGGAAACTCTGCGGGCGACGCTGCGGGAAGATCACTTCGATGGCATCTTCCACTTCGCGGCCTTTGCCCTTGTCGGTGAATCCGTTCAGGAGCCCGACCTTTACTATGAAAACAATGGGGAAGGCGTACGCTGTCTTTTGAATGCCATGCGTGCGGAAAAATCCACGGCAGGGCTGGTCTTTTCCTCGACCTGCGCGATCTTTGGAACACCGAACAAGGTGCCGATGGTGGAGCATGATCCCAAGCTTCCCATCTCGCCTTATGGCCGCTCGAAACTCGTCGCAGAATGGTTGATAGAAGATGCCTGCCGGGCCTATGGCCTGCGTGCCATGGCGCTGCGTTACTTCAATGCCTGCGGTGCGGATCCGAGCGGTGAGATTGGTGAGGATCATCAGCCTGAAACGCATTTGATTCCCAATGTGATTTCCTCGGCGCTTTCCGGCAAGGAACTTTCCATCTTCGGCAACGATTTCCCGACTCGTGACGGTACCTGCGTGCGTGACTATATTCACGTGTCGGACCTTGCGGATGCGCATATCAAGGCTGCCCAGCATATTCTGAGTTTGAAACCTGGGGCTTTTGATGTGGTGAATCTGGGGACAGGCCGCGGTTATAGCAACCTTGAAATCGTGCAGGCGGTTGAACGCGTCCTTGGGCGGAAGATCCCTTACAAGTTCGCGGATCGCCGTCCCGGTGATCCAGCCGAGCTTTATGCGGATAACACCAAGGCCAAGCAGGTGCTTGGCTTTACAAGTCGTCACTCGGATCTGGAGACGATTATCAGCACGGCCCTGGCCTGGCACAGAAAACATCCCAAAGGCTTTGCCTAA